The following are from one region of the Candidatus Baltobacteraceae bacterium genome:
- a CDS encoding DUF6504 family protein, whose amino-acid sequence MGFVGKAIVPEGAGDVAALTHGEPSLPPAFTLGDERIEVREQRRAWRSTKEDRGDVYLKRHWFEFETADGRVAVVYFDRGARKSAPRWWLYTLS is encoded by the coding sequence ATGGGCTTCGTCGGGAAGGCGATCGTTCCTGAAGGCGCGGGCGACGTCGCCGCGCTCACCCACGGCGAGCCGTCGCTACCGCCCGCGTTCACGTTGGGCGACGAGCGCATCGAGGTGCGCGAGCAACGGCGTGCATGGCGCTCGACGAAGGAAGATCGCGGCGACGTCTACCTCAAGCGGCACTGGTTCGAGTTCGAGACGGCAGACGGACGGGTGGCGGTCGTGTATTTCGATCGCGGCGCGCGCAAGAGCGCCCCGCGCTGGTGGCTCT
- a CDS encoding ROK family protein: MALMRIGIDLGGTKIEIAVLDPGGNERLRKRIPTPRGDYAATVGAIATLVNEADRDLGERGTVGVGTPGALSKKTGRIKNSNSTVLIGKPLREDLERALGREIRMSNDANCLALSEATDGAARNAPVVFAAILGTGVGGGLAIDGRVHDGPNAIAGEWGHTPLPWMRADEAPGPPCYCGRNGCIETFLSGPARAREPSLERYLDRLARGLAVIVDVLDPDAIVLGGGVSNVDDIYTRVPALIRDYVFSDTFDTPLLRAAHGDSSGVRGAAMLWPASAKAAR, translated from the coding sequence ATGGCTTTGATGCGGATCGGAATCGACCTCGGTGGAACCAAGATCGAAATCGCCGTCCTCGATCCGGGCGGGAACGAACGGTTGCGTAAACGCATTCCGACGCCGCGCGGCGATTATGCCGCGACGGTGGGCGCGATCGCAACGCTCGTCAACGAGGCCGATCGCGACCTCGGCGAGCGCGGCACGGTCGGCGTCGGCACGCCGGGCGCGCTATCCAAGAAGACCGGCCGGATCAAAAACTCGAATAGCACCGTGCTGATCGGCAAGCCGCTGCGCGAGGATCTAGAACGCGCGCTCGGGCGCGAGATTCGCATGAGCAACGACGCGAATTGCCTCGCGCTCTCCGAAGCGACCGACGGCGCCGCACGGAACGCCCCGGTCGTCTTTGCGGCGATCCTTGGAACCGGGGTTGGCGGCGGCCTTGCGATCGACGGGCGCGTACACGACGGACCAAACGCGATCGCCGGCGAGTGGGGCCACACGCCGCTGCCGTGGATGCGCGCCGATGAAGCGCCCGGGCCACCGTGCTACTGCGGCCGTAACGGCTGTATCGAAACCTTTCTTTCCGGTCCCGCGCGTGCGCGCGAACCGTCGCTCGAACGCTATCTCGATCGTCTCGCGCGCGGGCTCGCCGTTATCGTCGACGTTCTCGACCCCGACGCGATCGTGCTCGGCGGCGGCGTCTCGAACGTCGACGACATTTACACCCGCGTACCGGCGCTCATCCGCGACTATGTCTTCTCCGACACCTTCGATACGCCGCTACTGCGCGCGGCGCACGGCGATTCTAGCGGCGTGCGGGGCGCGGCGATGCTGTGGCCGGCATCGGCGAAGGCAGCGCGTTGA